The Streptomyces sp. 11x1 genomic sequence ACCCCCCGGCGCCCCAGCCCGGCTACGGGTTCCCGCCCGCCGCCGCTCCGGGTGCCCCGGCGCCGACCCCTCCGGGTCAGCCCAACTCCCCTGCGCCTCAGGCCGGTTACGGGTTCCCCCAGCCCCCCGCCCAGCCGGGACACCCGGGCCACCCCGGTCAACCCCAGCCTTCCCAGTCCCCCTTCCCCGGATACCCAGGACAGCCCGGAGAGGCCGGTCAGCCCGGGCACCCCGGCGGGCAGCCCCAGCCCCCCGCCCCCGTCGACCCCCGCACCGGCGCCGCCTGGCCGCAGGCCGTGCAGCACGATCAGCGGCAGCCGACCAACCCGGGTGTGGCACCGCTCGGTTACACGGCCGCGGTCGAGCTGTCGTCGGACCGGCTGCTGAACAGCAAGAAGCAGAAGCAGAAGAGCAGCCGTCCGGCCTCGGGCGGCGGGCTGTTCAAGCTGGGCGGCAAGAAGGAGGAGGCCGAGCGGCAGCGGAAGCTGGAGCTGATCAGGACGCCGGTGCTGTCCTGCTACCGCATCGCGGTCATCAGCCTCAAGGGTGGCGTGGGCAAGACGACGACCACCACGGCCCTCGGTTCGACCCTCGCCACCGAGCGGCAGGACAAGATCCTCGCGATCGACGCCAACCCGGACGCCGGCACGCTCGGCCGTCGGGTGCGGCGCGAGACCGGGGCCACCATCCGCGACCTCGTCCAGGCGATCCCGTACCTCAACTCGTACATGGACATCCGGCGGTTCACCTCGCAGGCGGCCTCCGGTCTGGAGATCATCGCCAACGACGTGGACCCCGCCGTCTCCACCACGTTCAACGACGAGGACTACCGGCGGGCGATCGACATCCTCGGCAAGCAGTACCCGATCATCCTCACCGACTCGGGCACCGGCCTCCTCTACAGCGCGATGCGCGGGGTGCTCGACCTCGCCGACCAGCTGATCATCATCTCGACGCCGTCCGTGGACGGTGCGAGCAGCGCCAGTACGACACTGGACTGGCTCTCCGCGCACGGGTACCAGGATCTCGTGGCACGCTCCATCACGGTCATCTCGGGCGTGCGCGAGACCGGCAAGATGATCAAGGTGGAGGACATCGTCTCCCACTTCGAGACGCGCTGCCGGGGCGTCGTGGTCGTGCCGTTCGACGAACACCTCTCCGCAGGCGCCGAGTTGGACCTCGACATGATGCGGCCGAAGGTGCGGGAGGCGTACTTCACGCTCGCCGCGATGGTCGCCGAGGACATCGCCCGGCACCAGCAGTCGCACGGCCTGTGGACGTCGGACGGCAACCCGCCGCCGGTCGTCGCCCCGCCGATGCCGGGCCAGCAGGCGCCGGGCCAGCAGACGCCCGGTCAGCAGCCGTACGCGCCGCAGTACCCGCAGCATCCACAGCAGGGGCAGCAGCCGTATCCCGGTCAGCCCTATCCGGGTCAGCCGGCTCCCGGACAGGCCCCGCAGCCCTACGGCCACCCCGGCCAGCCCGCCCCCGGGCAGCCGTATCCGCCGCAGCAGGGTCAACCGCACCCTCCCGCCCCACCCCAGCAGTAGCCGGGCGCCGCACGGCGGCACGACCGAGGCCCGTACCGTTCACGGATCGTGAACGGTACGGGCCTCGGTCCATCTCCAGGTCTCGGCGGCTACTTCGCCTCGTCGCCCTCGTACGCGCCGATCAGCTCCCGGCACCGCTTCACGTCCTCGCCCATCGCCACGAGGAGCGCGTCCAGCGAGTCGAACTTCGCCTGGCCGCGCACGAAGGAGAGGAAGTCGACGGCGACATGGAGGCCGTAGAGGTCGAGGCCGACGCGGTCGATGGCGTACGCCTCGACCGTGCGTTCGGTGCCGTCGAACTGCGGGTTGGTGCCGACCGAGATCGCGGCGGGCATGGCCTCGCCTGCGGCGTGCAGCCAGCCGGCGTAGACACCGTCGGCGGGGATCGCGGTGTGCGGGAGGGTCTCGACGTTGGCCGTGGGGAAGCCCAGCTCGCGGCCGCGCTGGGCGCCGCGTACGACGACACCCTCGACGCGGTGGGGGCGGCCGAGGATCTCGCACGCACCCTCGACATCGCCCTCGGTCACCAGCCGCCGGGTCAGGGTCGAGGAGAACGGCCGTCCGCCGCCCGCCTCGCCGGTGACGAACAGATCGACCACCTCGACGTCGAAGTCGTACGTCTTGCCCTGCTCGGCCAGGAACGCCACGTCCCCGGCGGCCTTGTGGCCGAAGCGGAAGTTGGGGCCCTCGACGACGAACTTGGCGTGCAGCTTGTCGACCAGCACCTTGACGACGAAGTCGGCCGGCGACAGCCGCGAGAACTCGGTCGTGAAGGGCAGGATCAGGACCGCGTCCACGCCCAGCTCGGCCATCAGTTCGGCACGGCGGTGGTGCGGGGCGAGCAGCGGAGGATGCGTACCGGGGCGCACGACCTCGCTGGGGTGCGGGTCGAAGGTGACGGCGACGGAGGGAACGCCCAGCTCACGCGCGCATTCCACGGCGTGCCGGAGGATCAGCTGGTGCCCGCGGTGCACCCCGTCGTAGGAGCCGATGGTGACGACGCTGCGCCCCCAGTCCTCGGGGATGTCCTCCAAGCCACGCCAGCGCTGCACTGTGACCGCTCCTCGTCGAACCCGTGTCCGTATTGACGCTTAACCCTTGCGCAGGTCTAAGGGTGCCATGCCCGATGCTCTCCGCCCGCATCGGCATCCGGGCTGTGACCCGGAGCACGGCACCCAGCCCCTCGCCCCGGCACGCGCGTCCCTCCTCACGCGGGCACCCGCACACCCGGTACGCCCGCCAGGTTCTCGATCATCCGACGCGTGCTGGGACCCACCACCGCCGCCCACTCCTGGGGCGTGCCGCTCAGCCAGCCGGCCACCAGCTCCGCGAAACCGGGCACATGGCGCGCCATGTCGACGAGTGCCCAGTCGAACCGGGTGGCCCCATCGGGCGTACGGACGAGGAGCAGGCCGATCCGGTGGACCAGCACCCGGACGGACGCGCCCTCGATCGTGCCCGCCGCACCCGTCATGTTCGCCATACCCGCCGTATTCGCCATACCCGCCGTATCCGATCTGCCCGTCGTGCTCGCGACCACCGCCCGCAGCAGCGCGTCGAGGACGGAGGGGTCC encodes the following:
- a CDS encoding bifunctional riboflavin kinase/FAD synthetase codes for the protein MQRWRGLEDIPEDWGRSVVTIGSYDGVHRGHQLILRHAVECARELGVPSVAVTFDPHPSEVVRPGTHPPLLAPHHRRAELMAELGVDAVLILPFTTEFSRLSPADFVVKVLVDKLHAKFVVEGPNFRFGHKAAGDVAFLAEQGKTYDFDVEVVDLFVTGEAGGGRPFSSTLTRRLVTEGDVEGACEILGRPHRVEGVVVRGAQRGRELGFPTANVETLPHTAIPADGVYAGWLHAAGEAMPAAISVGTNPQFDGTERTVEAYAIDRVGLDLYGLHVAVDFLSFVRGQAKFDSLDALLVAMGEDVKRCRELIGAYEGDEAK